One window of Enterobacter sp. RHBSTW-00175 genomic DNA carries:
- a CDS encoding YfcL family protein, whose protein sequence is MIAEFESRILALIDDMVEHASDDELFASGYLRGHLTLAVAELEAGDDHSAEAVHQEVTRSLEKAIQAGELSPRDQTLVLGMWDTLFQQAKR, encoded by the coding sequence ATGATCGCAGAATTTGAATCACGCATTCTGGCGTTAATTGATGACATGGTGGAACACGCCAGTGATGATGAGCTGTTCGCCAGCGGTTATCTGCGTGGTCACCTGACGCTGGCGGTTGCCGAGCTGGAAGCAGGGGACGATCACTCTGCTGAAGCCGTGCATCAGGAAGTGACTCGCAGCCTTGAGAAAGCCATTCAGGCGGGTGAACTCTCCCCGCGCGACCAGACGCTAGTGTTGGGTATGTGGGACACGTTGTTCCAGCAGGCCAAACGTTAA